The Rhodovastum atsumiense genome includes a region encoding these proteins:
- a CDS encoding thiamine pyrophosphate-binding protein — MTATPISRLEHAAPRRGADVLLEILDSEGVEYIFGNPGTTELPLMDALVDHPTIRYVLALQEASVVAMADGYAQAARRPGFLNLHTAGGLGHGMGNLLNASVSQTPLVVTAGQQDSRHTITDPLLFGDLVRIAGPAVKWAQEVTSADQLPVLVRRAFHDAMAAPTGPVFLSLPMDIMEEMSSVGIAERSVIERRAIAGSLDVLAGHLAAIAPGRLAIIAGDEVYAADAAAEVVQVAEMLGAPVYGSSWPSRLPYPTAHPLWAGNLPTKATDIAAVLGQYDALFALGGKSLITILYTEGPAVPPGCAVFQMSADVRDLGRTYPTPLSLVGDIQVSLRALMPLLAAATAPQAQAYAALVRAAGEAQRRRRQTLAEAATAQVDAPVITPLVAAREAVRAIGPDIAIVDEAIATSVHVRGFLNSASSRQYSFLRGGGLGWGMPAAVGCSLGLGREPVVCLVGDGAALYSPQALWTAAHEDLPVTFVVMNNREYNVLKNFMKAQTGYASVRSNRFIAMDIANPAVDYLALAQALGVPARRIEKASDVAPAIEAGIASRRANLVEIVISPG; from the coding sequence ATGACGGCCACGCCGATCTCACGCCTCGAACATGCCGCTCCACGCCGGGGGGCTGATGTCCTGCTGGAAATCCTGGACAGCGAGGGCGTCGAGTACATCTTCGGCAATCCCGGCACGACCGAGCTGCCGCTGATGGACGCGCTCGTCGACCATCCCACGATCCGCTACGTGCTGGCGCTGCAGGAGGCGAGTGTCGTCGCCATGGCCGACGGCTACGCCCAGGCGGCCCGCCGTCCCGGCTTCCTCAACCTGCACACGGCGGGTGGGCTGGGGCATGGGATGGGCAACCTGCTCAATGCCAGCGTTTCGCAGACACCGCTGGTGGTGACCGCGGGCCAGCAGGATTCGCGCCATACCATCACCGATCCGCTGTTGTTCGGCGATCTGGTGCGCATCGCCGGCCCGGCGGTGAAATGGGCGCAGGAGGTCACCAGCGCCGACCAGCTTCCGGTGCTGGTGCGCCGTGCCTTCCACGACGCCATGGCCGCCCCGACCGGTCCGGTCTTCCTCTCTTTGCCCATGGACATCATGGAGGAGATGAGCAGCGTGGGCATCGCCGAGCGCTCGGTCATCGAGCGCCGCGCCATCGCCGGATCGCTGGACGTGCTGGCCGGGCATCTTGCCGCCATCGCCCCCGGCCGCCTGGCCATCATCGCCGGCGACGAGGTCTATGCCGCCGACGCCGCCGCCGAGGTGGTGCAGGTGGCGGAGATGCTGGGGGCGCCGGTCTATGGCTCGTCCTGGCCGTCGCGCCTGCCGTATCCGACCGCGCATCCGCTCTGGGCCGGCAACCTGCCGACCAAGGCGACCGATATCGCCGCCGTGCTCGGGCAGTACGACGCGCTGTTCGCGCTCGGCGGCAAGTCGCTCATCACCATTCTCTATACCGAAGGCCCTGCGGTGCCCCCGGGCTGCGCCGTGTTCCAGATGTCGGCCGACGTGCGCGACCTCGGTCGGACCTATCCCACGCCGCTGTCCCTGGTGGGCGACATCCAGGTTTCGTTGCGCGCGCTGATGCCCCTGCTCGCCGCCGCGACCGCCCCCCAGGCGCAGGCTTATGCCGCCCTGGTGCGCGCGGCCGGAGAGGCGCAGCGCCGCCGTCGCCAGACGCTCGCGGAAGCGGCGACGGCACAGGTCGATGCCCCGGTCATCACGCCCCTGGTCGCGGCCCGGGAAGCCGTGCGCGCCATCGGGCCGGATATCGCCATCGTGGACGAGGCGATCGCCACCTCGGTGCATGTGCGTGGCTTCCTGAACAGCGCTTCGTCGCGCCAGTATTCCTTCCTGCGCGGCGGTGGCCTGGGCTGGGGCATGCCGGCTGCGGTCGGCTGCTCGCTCGGGCTTGGCCGCGAGCCGGTGGTCTGCCTGGTGGGTGACGGCGCCGCGCTGTATTCGCCGCAGGCCTTGTGGACGGCGGCGCATGAGGACCTGCCGGTGACCTTCGTGGTGATGAACAACCGCGAGTACAACGTGCTCAAGAACTTCATGAAGGCACAGACCGGCTACGCCTCGGTGCGCAGCAATCGTTTCATTGCCATGGATATCGCCAATCCGGCAGTGGACTACCTTGCGCTCGCGCAGGCGCTGGGTGTCCCGGCGCGCCGGATCGAAAAGGCAAGCGATGTCGCGCCGGCAATCGAGGCCGGCATCGCCAGCCGCCGGGCCAACCTGGTCGAGATCGTGATCAGTCCGGGCTGA
- a CDS encoding trypsin-like peptidase domain-containing protein: MYAGLLACALSLTAPDMGLAGEPPGLRTQVDLPALVQRLLPAVVNITILKQRPMASGHMPTGGETMVGPITEVGSGFIIDPSGYVVTNRHVIQDAYRIMVTLAGGDSYAGHVVAINGAPDLALLKIDAAEPLPTVPFGNSEALEVGDAVVAIGNPLGLASSVSVGVVSALNRDVHTTLFDNFIQTDAAINHGNSGGPLFNTQGEVVGVNWALVQPEHEGGSIGLGLAIPSDTVNFVVSHMRQYGRLRPGWVGVGLQGVTQDIASAVGRTSLKGSIVTNVVPGGTAAGVLRPGDIVLAFDGRPTRDTRAVARAIASSTPGTTVPVRLWRDGQEQELPIKVANWPEGPGNPSGTWTMPDRGQRISAPSLGMTLAPLSAEFRERHKLPETQEGVAVLGVAANSPGADAGFTAGDVIVQIKDAPIDSMEDMHATVEQVLAARERSVLVLVRNEAGFRWLVVPTDAK, translated from the coding sequence TTGTATGCGGGCCTCCTGGCCTGCGCCCTGTCGCTGACAGCGCCGGACATGGGCCTTGCGGGCGAACCGCCCGGCCTGCGCACGCAAGTGGACCTGCCCGCGCTCGTGCAACGGTTGCTGCCGGCGGTGGTCAACATCACCATCCTCAAGCAACGTCCGATGGCAAGCGGCCATATGCCCACGGGCGGGGAAACCATGGTGGGCCCGATCACCGAAGTGGGCAGCGGCTTCATCATCGATCCCAGCGGCTACGTCGTCACCAACCGCCATGTCATCCAGGACGCCTATCGGATTATGGTCACCCTGGCCGGCGGCGACAGCTATGCCGGCCACGTCGTGGCGATCAACGGCGCACCGGATCTCGCGCTGCTCAAGATCGACGCGGCGGAGCCACTGCCGACCGTGCCTTTCGGTAACAGCGAGGCCCTGGAAGTCGGCGATGCGGTGGTGGCCATCGGCAACCCGCTCGGCCTGGCGAGCTCGGTCAGCGTGGGCGTGGTCAGCGCGCTCAACCGTGACGTCCACACCACGCTGTTCGACAACTTCATCCAGACCGATGCCGCCATCAATCACGGTAACTCCGGCGGTCCGCTGTTCAACACCCAGGGCGAGGTGGTCGGGGTGAACTGGGCGCTGGTCCAGCCGGAGCACGAGGGGGGGTCGATCGGGCTCGGGCTGGCGATCCCCTCCGATACCGTCAATTTCGTAGTCTCGCATATGCGCCAGTACGGGCGGCTGCGCCCGGGCTGGGTCGGCGTCGGCCTGCAGGGGGTCACACAGGACATCGCCAGCGCCGTCGGGCGGACCTCGCTGAAGGGCAGCATCGTCACCAACGTCGTGCCGGGCGGCACGGCGGCGGGCGTGCTGCGCCCAGGCGATATCGTGCTGGCTTTCGACGGGCGCCCAACCCGTGACACCCGCGCCGTTGCCCGCGCAATCGCCAGCAGCACCCCCGGCACGACGGTGCCGGTGCGGCTGTGGCGCGATGGACAGGAACAGGAGTTGCCGATCAAGGTGGCGAACTGGCCGGAAGGGCCGGGCAACCCCAGCGGCACCTGGACGATGCCCGATCGCGGCCAACGCATCAGCGCACCGAGCCTCGGCATGACCCTGGCTCCCCTGAGCGCCGAATTCAGAGAGCGTCACAAACTGCCCGAGACGCAGGAAGGCGTGGCCGTGCTCGGGGTCGCGGCCAACAGCCCCGGCGCCGATGCCGGCTTCACGGCCGGCGACGTCATCGTGCAGATCAAGGACGCACCGATCGACTCGATGGAAGATATGCACGCGACCGTGGAGCAGGTCCTGGCGGCACGCGAGCGCAGCGTGCTGGTGCTGGTGCGCAACGAGGCCGGGTTCCGCTGGCTGGTGGTGCCGACCGACGCCAAGTGA
- a CDS encoding NUDIX hydrolase, producing MSTISGQALQAELIAVIVAATDGEPQVLTIRDGSLLPSGPFATVDRSLQASLRAWVERQTHHPLGYVEQLYTFADRDRSTDDPQRRVISISYLGLTRQAHASGGHAASWRSWYRYFPWEDWRDGPSPVIGRLIAPRLRSWAAAAATPALRRERQQRARITFGLADHSWNEEMVLQRYELLYEAGLVAEAAGDVVAGLGVPMQYDHRRILATGIARLRAKIKYRPVVFELMPESFTLLQLQRAVEALAGQLLHKQNFRRLIDSQALVEETGEHTAETGGRPAKLFRFRPQVLLERAIAGTKLPLARSA from the coding sequence GTGAGCACGATTTCCGGGCAGGCGCTGCAGGCCGAACTGATCGCCGTCATCGTTGCGGCCACCGACGGCGAGCCACAGGTGCTCACCATTCGCGATGGCAGCCTGTTGCCCTCCGGCCCCTTTGCCACGGTCGATCGCTCCCTGCAGGCCAGTCTGCGCGCCTGGGTGGAACGCCAGACCCATCATCCGCTCGGCTATGTCGAGCAACTCTATACCTTCGCCGATCGCGACCGTTCGACCGATGATCCGCAGCGCCGGGTGATCTCGATCAGCTATCTTGGCCTGACACGGCAGGCCCATGCCTCCGGCGGCCACGCCGCGAGCTGGCGGAGCTGGTATCGCTATTTCCCCTGGGAGGACTGGCGCGACGGGCCATCGCCGGTAATCGGACGGTTGATCGCCCCACGCCTGCGCAGCTGGGCCGCGGCGGCGGCCACCCCGGCGCTCAGGCGCGAGCGCCAGCAGCGTGCCCGGATCACCTTCGGGCTGGCCGACCATTCCTGGAACGAGGAAATGGTGCTGCAACGTTACGAACTGCTGTACGAGGCCGGGTTGGTGGCCGAGGCCGCCGGCGATGTTGTCGCCGGGCTTGGCGTGCCGATGCAGTACGATCATCGGCGCATCCTTGCCACCGGCATCGCGCGGCTGCGCGCCAAGATCAAGTACCGCCCGGTCGTGTTCGAGCTGATGCCGGAGAGCTTCACCCTGCTGCAGTTGCAGCGCGCGGTAGAGGCGCTGGCCGGGCAGTTGCTGCACAAGCAGAACTTCCGTCGCCTGATCGACAGCCAGGCCCTGGTCGAGGAAACCGGCGAGCACACCGCCGAGACCGGCGGCCGCCCCGCGAAGCTGTTCCGCTTCCGCCCGCAGGTGCTGCTCGAGCGCGCCATTGCCGGCACCAAGCTTCCCCTCGCCCGCAGCGCTTGA
- the nadA gene encoding quinolinate synthase NadA produces MSAALESSAALYQRVKRVIPPFEWPVFAGDIAAILQLKQERRAVVLAHNYQTPEIFNCVADIAGDSLALAREAMHVDADVIVLAGVHFMAETAKLLNPGRTVLIPDPQAGCSLAESITARDVRLLRERYPGVPVVTYVNTSAAVKAESDICCTSGNARRIVESLGVPRVIMIPDEFLARNVARETGVEIITWAGHCEVHERFTASQIRTLRRENPGVVVLAHPECPPDVVAEADFAGSTAMMSDFVDTRAPARVLLITECSMSDNIAVRHPGIEFVRPCNLCPHMKRITLTNIRTALEEMRHEVSIDPAIAARARAAVERMLAVR; encoded by the coding sequence ATGTCCGCGGCCCTGGAGTCCAGCGCTGCCCTCTACCAGAGGGTGAAACGCGTCATCCCGCCTTTCGAGTGGCCTGTCTTCGCCGGGGACATCGCGGCTATCCTGCAGCTCAAGCAGGAGCGTCGCGCCGTCGTGCTCGCGCACAACTACCAGACGCCCGAGATCTTCAACTGTGTCGCCGACATCGCCGGTGACAGCCTTGCCCTGGCGCGCGAGGCGATGCACGTGGACGCGGATGTCATCGTACTCGCAGGCGTGCACTTCATGGCCGAGACGGCAAAGTTGCTGAATCCTGGCCGGACCGTGCTGATCCCGGACCCGCAGGCTGGTTGCTCGCTCGCCGAAAGCATCACGGCGCGCGACGTGCGCCTGCTGCGTGAACGCTACCCCGGCGTACCGGTCGTCACCTATGTCAACACCTCGGCGGCGGTGAAGGCGGAATCCGATATCTGCTGCACGTCGGGGAATGCGCGCAGGATCGTGGAATCACTCGGCGTGCCCCGCGTCATCATGATCCCCGACGAGTTCCTGGCCCGCAACGTGGCGCGGGAAACCGGCGTGGAAATCATTACCTGGGCCGGCCACTGCGAGGTGCATGAACGCTTCACCGCGTCCCAGATCCGCACGCTGCGGCGCGAGAATCCCGGCGTCGTCGTGCTCGCCCATCCGGAATGCCCGCCCGATGTCGTCGCGGAGGCCGATTTTGCCGGCTCCACCGCGATGATGAGCGACTTCGTCGACACCCGCGCGCCCGCGCGCGTGCTGCTCATCACCGAATGCTCGATGAGCGACAACATCGCCGTGCGGCATCCCGGGATCGAGTTCGTCCGCCCCTGCAATCTCTGCCCGCACATGAAGCGCATCACGCTGACGAACATCCGTACGGCACTGGAAGAGATGCGCCACGAGGTCAGCATCGATCCCGCCATTGCTGCCCGCGCACGTGCCGCGGTCGAGCGCATGCTGGCCGTGCGATGA
- a CDS encoding L-aspartate oxidase produces MTQDRPIVIGAGLAGLMTALHLAPMPVLVLARAPLGEAAASAWAQGGVAAAVGPDDDPARHLQDTLAAGDGLCDAAIAARILGAAPDTIAALLRRGVAFDRAGDGRFALGLEAAHSRHRILHAAGDGTGAEIMRALIAAVRRTPSITVLEHTEARRLLVEDGRIRGVLVAGPHGAMTLPAGRVVLASGGIGGLFAHTTNPPQAWGQGLLLAARAGAALADLEFVQFHPTALATGTDPLPLISEAVRGEGALLIDETGSRFLADSPGAELGPRDVVARGIFRHLAAGHQVFLDARQALGDRFAKRFPAIAAACRDAGLDPATQPIPVTPAAHFHMGGVAVDAVGRSSVAGLWACGETASTGLHGANRLASNSLLEAATCACWVAGDVAATPAVRLRPLAEGRLPPLPDPAVVRPILWRHVGLLRDAEGLRAALRALLPLAAGGGPASDPATLGLMLAVAALRREESRGAHARSDFPTHGAGRARRLTLNLAEAMQAAAGLADPVVLRA; encoded by the coding sequence ATGACGCAGGATCGCCCGATCGTCATCGGCGCCGGCCTGGCCGGCCTGATGACGGCGCTGCATCTCGCCCCCATGCCGGTGCTGGTGCTGGCCCGCGCGCCGCTTGGCGAGGCTGCCGCCAGTGCCTGGGCGCAGGGCGGCGTCGCCGCCGCCGTCGGCCCCGACGATGATCCCGCACGGCATCTGCAGGACACCCTGGCCGCCGGGGATGGTCTCTGTGATGCCGCCATTGCCGCCCGCATCCTGGGCGCCGCTCCCGATACCATCGCCGCCCTGCTGCGCCGTGGCGTCGCCTTCGATCGCGCCGGCGACGGCCGCTTTGCTCTCGGGCTGGAAGCCGCGCATTCCCGCCACCGCATCCTGCATGCCGCGGGTGATGGCACCGGTGCGGAGATCATGCGGGCGTTGATCGCCGCCGTGCGCCGCACCCCGTCCATCACCGTGCTGGAGCATACGGAGGCGCGCCGTCTGCTGGTCGAGGACGGCCGCATCCGCGGCGTGCTCGTTGCCGGTCCGCATGGGGCGATGACGCTTCCCGCCGGCCGCGTCGTGCTGGCGAGCGGCGGCATCGGCGGCCTGTTCGCCCATACCACCAACCCGCCGCAGGCCTGGGGCCAGGGCCTGCTGCTGGCTGCACGGGCTGGCGCAGCGCTCGCTGATCTCGAATTCGTCCAGTTCCACCCGACCGCGCTCGCCACCGGCACCGATCCGCTGCCATTGATCAGCGAGGCGGTGCGCGGCGAGGGGGCCCTGCTGATCGACGAGACCGGCAGCCGCTTCCTTGCGGACTCGCCCGGGGCCGAACTCGGCCCGCGCGACGTGGTGGCGCGCGGCATCTTCCGCCATCTCGCCGCCGGCCACCAGGTGTTCCTCGATGCCCGCCAGGCGCTCGGGGACCGCTTCGCAAAGCGCTTCCCCGCCATTGCCGCCGCCTGCCGGGACGCCGGCCTCGACCCGGCGACGCAGCCCATCCCGGTCACCCCGGCCGCGCATTTCCACATGGGTGGCGTCGCCGTGGACGCAGTTGGTCGCAGCAGCGTCGCCGGTCTCTGGGCCTGTGGCGAGACGGCCTCGACCGGCCTGCACGGTGCCAACCGGTTGGCCAGCAACTCGCTGCTGGAGGCGGCCACCTGCGCCTGCTGGGTGGCCGGGGACGTCGCCGCCACGCCGGCCGTGCGGCTGCGTCCGCTCGCCGAGGGGCGCCTGCCCCCCCTGCCCGATCCGGCCGTGGTGCGGCCGATCCTGTGGCGTCACGTCGGCCTGCTGCGCGATGCCGAGGGCCTGCGGGCAGCGCTCCGCGCGCTGCTTCCGCTCGCTGCCGGGGGCGGCCCGGCCTCCGATCCGGCCACGCTGGGCCTGATGCTCGCCGTCGCCGCCCTGCGACGGGAAGAAAGCCGCGGCGCCCATGCCCGCAGTGACTTCCCCACTCATGGTGCCGGCCGCGCCCGCCGCCTGACGCTGAACCTCGCCGAGGCCATGCAGGCCGCGGCGGGGCTTGCTGATCCCGTTGTCCTGAGGGCCTGA
- the nadC gene encoding carboxylating nicotinate-nucleotide diphosphorylase: MPIPPLPLVMTEPLVRAALLEDLGRAGDITTDAIVPADATARVALVARQPGVVAGLDLALQAFRLIDPRIEVAVERPDGSTLLRGDVIATLAGPARGLLTAERVALNFLCHLSGVASATARIVAAVHGTRAAICCTRKTMPGLRAVQKYAVRVGGGSNHRFGLDDAVLIKDNHIAIAGGIPAALERARAHSGHMVKIELEVDSLAQLQEALDLGVDAVLLDNMPPPVLREAVAMVGRRAITEASGRITPETAGEIAATGVDLISIGWLTHSATVLDIGLDHCG; encoded by the coding sequence ATGCCCATCCCTCCCCTGCCGCTGGTCATGACCGAGCCTCTGGTGCGTGCCGCCCTGCTCGAGGACCTTGGCCGCGCCGGCGACATCACCACCGACGCCATCGTGCCGGCCGATGCCACCGCCCGTGTCGCCCTGGTCGCCCGCCAACCCGGCGTGGTGGCCGGGCTCGATCTCGCCTTGCAGGCCTTCCGGCTGATCGACCCGCGCATCGAGGTCGCGGTGGAACGCCCGGATGGCAGTACCTTGCTGCGGGGCGACGTCATCGCGACCCTCGCCGGCCCGGCGCGCGGCCTGCTCACCGCCGAACGCGTGGCCCTGAATTTCCTGTGCCATCTCAGCGGCGTCGCCAGCGCGACGGCCCGCATCGTGGCGGCGGTACACGGCACGCGCGCGGCCATCTGCTGCACCCGCAAGACCATGCCCGGCCTGCGGGCGGTGCAGAAATACGCCGTGCGCGTCGGCGGCGGCTCCAACCATCGCTTCGGCCTCGACGATGCGGTCCTGATCAAGGACAATCATATCGCCATCGCCGGCGGCATCCCTGCCGCCCTGGAGCGCGCCCGCGCCCATTCCGGGCACATGGTGAAGATCGAGCTGGAAGTGGACAGCCTGGCGCAGTTGCAGGAGGCGCTCGACCTCGGCGTCGATGCCGTGCTGCTCGACAACATGCCCCCTCCGGTGTTGCGCGAGGCCGTTGCCATGGTCGGCCGGCGTGCCATCACCGAGGCCTCCGGCCGCATCACCCCCGAGACCGCCGGCGAGATCGCGGCCACCGGCGTGGACCTGATTTCGATCGGCTGGCTGACCCACAGTGCCACGGTGCTGGATATCGGGCTGGACCATTGCGGCTGA
- the panC gene encoding pantoate--beta-alanine ligase, with product MPVTIVRDVPALRAALRPARTQGQGIALVPTMGALHEGHLTLIRHAAASCRQVVVSIFVNPRQFGAGEDFQRYPRQEAADVANAEGAGATLVFAPDPAAMYPGGYATTVSVARLTEGLCGAFRPGHFDGVATVVTKLLLQGLPDVAFFGEKDYQQLLVIRRLVADLDIPVRIEGVPTVREPDGLALSSRNVFLSPGQRRVATALPRTLAAIAARLAQDGRDVAAQEAWGLAELRAAGFDAIDYLELRDADTLAPIDVVVRPARVLAAVRLGTTRLIDNMPILPPEGVP from the coding sequence TTGCCTGTGACCATTGTTCGTGATGTGCCTGCCCTGCGCGCGGCTTTGCGGCCCGCTCGTACGCAGGGCCAGGGGATCGCGCTGGTGCCCACCATGGGGGCCCTGCACGAGGGCCATCTGACACTGATCCGCCATGCCGCCGCATCCTGCCGGCAGGTGGTTGTCTCGATCTTCGTCAATCCGCGCCAGTTCGGGGCCGGCGAGGATTTCCAGCGCTACCCCCGCCAGGAAGCGGCCGATGTCGCGAATGCCGAAGGCGCCGGCGCCACCCTGGTCTTCGCGCCCGACCCGGCGGCGATGTATCCGGGCGGTTACGCCACCACGGTCAGCGTGGCCCGCCTCACCGAGGGGCTGTGCGGTGCCTTCCGGCCCGGCCATTTCGACGGCGTGGCCACCGTCGTCACCAAGCTGCTGCTGCAGGGCCTGCCGGATGTCGCCTTCTTCGGCGAGAAGGACTACCAGCAGTTGCTGGTCATCCGCCGCCTTGTCGCCGATCTCGATATACCCGTGCGCATCGAGGGCGTGCCCACGGTGCGCGAGCCCGACGGGCTTGCCCTGTCCTCGCGCAATGTCTTTCTCTCTCCTGGCCAGCGTCGTGTCGCCACCGCCCTGCCCCGCACGCTGGCCGCGATCGCGGCCCGGCTCGCGCAGGACGGCCGCGATGTCGCCGCCCAGGAAGCATGGGGCCTGGCCGAGCTGCGGGCAGCCGGTTTCGACGCGATCGATTATCTGGAACTGCGCGATGCCGACACGCTCGCCCCCATCGATGTGGTCGTCCGCCCCGCGCGCGTGCTGGCGGCGGTGCGGCTCGGCACCACCCGACTGATCGACAACATGCCGATCCTGCCGCCGGAGGGCGTACCATGA